The following coding sequences are from one Saccharomyces cerevisiae S288C chromosome X, complete sequence window:
- the AIM22 gene encoding putative lipoate--protein ligase (Lipoate-protein ligase; octanoyl-CoA: protein transferase required along with Lip2 and Lip5 for lipoylation of Lat1p and Kgd2p; similar to E. coli LplA; null mutant displays reduced frequency of mitochondrial genome loss) — MSMMLSNWALSPRYVGQRNLIHCTTLFHTLTRWAKDADDKYHDINSMYENMFTPSNDNVSILQDEGKSDYDTTKASSMEEDISAFNKDLYNFYNIGYAKQIMSASQLENIVKAKGRFVIQSLSTSPYYNLALENYVFKNTPRAKRGPDNCRLLFYINDRCAVIGKNQNLWQEVDLAKLKSKNFELLRRFSGGGTVLHDLGNVNYSYLTSREKFETKFFNKMIIKWLNSLNPELRLDLNERGDIIQDGFKISGSAYKIAGGKAYHHATMLLNADLEQFSGLLEPSLPNNMEWESSGVHSVKSKIKNVGIITPNQFIAVVSERFQKTFKVDGEIPIYYCDEFKSINDEIKDAMNTLQSEQWKYFSGPKFSVKIKDKGLTIKVEKGMIYDCDRNDLIGLEFKGFLENIDSYT; from the coding sequence ATGTCTATGATGCTAAGTAATTGGGCACTCTCCCCTCGATATGTGGGACAGCGAAACCTCATACATTGCACCACTTTATTTCACACACTTACACGATGGGCAAAAGACGCAGACGATAAATATCATGATATAAACTCAATGTATGAAAACATGTTTACACCTTCAAATGATAACGTTTCAATTTTGCAGGATGAAGGTAAATCTGATTATGATACGACGAAGGCCAGCTCtatggaagaagatatCAGTGCTTTTAATAAAGACTTGTACAATTTCTATAATATTGGATATGCCAAACAGATCATGTCTGCTTCacaattggaaaatatagTAAAGGCAAAGGGCAGATTTGTTATACAAAGTTTATCCACCAGTCCTTATTATAATTTGGCCCTTGAAAACTATGTTTTCAAGAATACACCAAGAGCCAAAAGAGGTCCCGATAATTGCAGACTGTTATTTTACATCAATGATAGGTGCGCCGTTATAGGCAAAAACCAAAATCTGTGGCAGGAAGTAGATCTTGCTAAGCTGAAGAGTAAGAATTTCGAACTACTTAGAAGATTTTCTGGAGGTGGCACTGTACTGCATGATTTGGGCAATGTTAATTATTCATATTTAACATCAAGGGAGAAATTCGAAACaaagtttttcaacaaaatgATAATTAAGTGGTTAAATTCATTGAATCCCGAACTAAGACTAGATTTGAATGAGAGAGGAGATATTATTCAGGACGGGTTTAAAATTAGTGGCAGTGCTTATAAAATTGCCGGTGGCAAAGCATACCATCATGCAACGATGTTGCTTAATGCGGATTTAGAACAGTTTAGCGGCTTATTAGAACCCTCACTACCGAACAATATGGAATGGGAGTCAAGTGGAGTTCATAGtgtaaaatcaaaaatcaaaaatgtTGGTATAATTACTCCTAATCAGTTCATTGCAGTGGTATCCGAGCGTTTTCAGAAAACATTCAAAGTTGACGGCGAAATACCTATATATTACTGTGACGAGTTTAAATCTATAAACGATGAGATTAAAGATGCTATGAACACCTTACAGAGCGAACAATGGAAATATTTCTCGGGGCCTAAATTTTCAGTGAAGATTAAAGATAAAGGCTTAACAATTAAAGTCGAAAAGGGCATGATTTATGATTGTGATAGAAATGATTTAATCGGCTTGGAATTCAAAGGATTTTTGGAGAATATTGACAGTTACACATAA